CATCCCGCGCCGGACCAGTTTTCTTGGTCGCTGGATTCATCACTGCGGCTGGTACCCGGACTACGTCCTGCGGCTTTTCCGGAGGGGGAAAGGCAGGTTCGACGGGGCTGCAGTACACGAGAAAGTACTGGTCGACGGTACGGTGGAGAGACTTCAAGGGGAATTGCTGCATTACAGCTATCCCGATCTGGACAACTACTTCGTCAAGTTCAACCGGTATACAACTATGGGCGCGCTGGAGGCATATCGGGCCGGGAAACGGGCCGGTTGGTATCACATCGTCGTCAAGCCGATCGCCAGTTTCTTCGTGCATTATGTGGTGCGCCAGGGATTTCGCGACGGCTTGGAAGGATTTCTTATCTCTGTCTTGTCTTCCGGCGCTGTTTTGGTTAAATATGCC
This DNA window, taken from Candidatus Zixiibacteriota bacterium, encodes the following:
- a CDS encoding glycosyltransferase family 2 protein, with amino-acid sequence MKRLSVVVITRNEEANLERCLSSVAFADELIVVDSHSTDGTERIARAYGATFETIDWTGFGPAKQAGVDLAHGEWVLSLDADEALSDSLQSEIKQVIAASDSPDGFYIPRRTSFLGRWIHHCGWYPDYVLRLFRRGKGRFDGAAVHEKVLVDGTVERLQGELLHYSYPDLDNYFVKFNRYTTMGALEAYRAGKRAGWYHIVVKPIASFFVHYVVRQGFRDGLEGFLISVLSSGAVLVKYAKLRDLRRRQEK